The following are encoded together in the Acidobacteriota bacterium genome:
- a CDS encoding DUF177 domain-containing protein produces the protein MHLQLDQARNGPLRWRDAVSVAAADLRRDEALVPGSVDCEGSLTFTGPDFLLQTRLRYRHRLRCDRCLTRYEEDVDLPLAFVVTAAVVDGPPAADGAGDAHGARELEAEDLSTLAAVDGAVDLFRLVCEQVELNVPMKPTCDPGCRGLCPQCGVDRNRKACACVAERVDPRWAGLEAVRERLTDNLSS, from the coding sequence ATGCACCTGCAGCTCGACCAAGCCCGTAACGGCCCCCTCCGCTGGCGCGATGCCGTCAGCGTGGCGGCAGCCGACCTGCGCCGGGACGAGGCGCTCGTTCCGGGCAGTGTCGACTGCGAGGGCAGCCTGACCTTTACCGGACCGGACTTTCTGCTGCAGACGCGGCTGCGCTATCGCCACCGACTTCGCTGTGACCGTTGTCTGACCCGGTACGAGGAGGATGTCGACCTGCCGCTCGCCTTCGTCGTGACGGCAGCCGTCGTGGACGGTCCGCCGGCTGCGGACGGCGCCGGGGACGCCCACGGCGCCCGCGAACTGGAGGCGGAGGATCTCTCGACCCTCGCTGCGGTCGACGGCGCCGTCGACCTGTTCCGGCTGGTTTGCGAACAGGTCGAACTCAACGTCCCGATGAAACCGACGTGCGACCCGGGGTGCCGGGGCCTGTGCCCGCAGTGCGGAGTCGACCGGAACCGGAAGGCCTGCGCCTGCGTCGCGGAGCGCGTCGATCCCCGCTGGGCCGGCCTTGAGGCGGTCCGCGAACGGCTTACCGATAATCTGTCCAGCTAG
- the rpmF gene encoding 50S ribosomal protein L32 encodes MANPKRRHSKARRDRRRSHDGLRRPAASICPNCGEMKLPHRACSHCGYYRGRDVIEVEDVL; translated from the coding sequence ATGGCCAATCCCAAACGGCGGCACTCGAAGGCCCGCCGGGACCGGCGACGGTCCCATGACGGCCTGAGGCGTCCCGCCGCCTCAATCTGTCCGAACTGCGGCGAAATGAAACTGCCGCATCGCGCCTGCAGCCACTGCGGCTACTACCGCGGGCGTGACGTGATCGAGGTCGAGGACGTTCTCTAG
- the plsX gene encoding phosphate acyltransferase PlsX, whose translation MTNRSPAPEPTVIAVDAMGGDHAPRAVVEGALLAAQERGLRLLLVGRRDDLEREIEELESVVADLDRIEIVHAREVVGMGESALAVRRKRDSSVRVCARLVREGRAAAMLTAGNTGAALVAGKMVIGVAPGVDRPALAVVLPRRDGSTILLDAGANVDSKLHQLRQFAVMGHYLAEQLLRLESPRIGLLSIGEEVGKGTELVREVFKALDATGLNFVGNVEGGDVFNGAVDVVVCDGFVGNAILKSAESLGEFVSGQLRQEMGSTWRARCGYLLARPAFERFKRRLDYSEYGGAPLLGLRGGCFVAHGRSSAHAIHSAVRRAVEFCEAGIHLKVSAKLAEVAYETRSKAVVAG comes from the coding sequence ATGACGAATCGATCCCCTGCACCCGAGCCGACGGTGATCGCCGTCGACGCGATGGGCGGCGATCACGCGCCACGGGCCGTGGTCGAGGGAGCGCTGCTGGCCGCGCAGGAGCGCGGCCTTCGGTTGCTCCTGGTCGGCCGGCGGGATGACCTGGAACGGGAGATCGAGGAACTCGAATCCGTCGTGGCCGACCTCGACCGGATCGAGATCGTTCACGCCCGCGAAGTCGTCGGCATGGGCGAGTCGGCCCTGGCGGTGCGCCGGAAGCGGGATTCCTCGGTCCGGGTCTGCGCCCGCCTGGTGAGGGAAGGTCGGGCCGCGGCGATGCTGACGGCCGGCAACACGGGCGCCGCCCTGGTCGCCGGCAAGATGGTCATCGGCGTGGCACCGGGGGTCGATCGGCCGGCCCTGGCCGTCGTTCTGCCGCGCCGCGACGGCAGCACGATCCTGCTCGACGCAGGCGCCAACGTGGATTCCAAGCTCCATCAACTCCGCCAGTTCGCGGTGATGGGGCACTACCTCGCGGAGCAGCTCCTGCGCCTCGAGTCGCCGCGGATCGGCCTGCTGTCGATCGGCGAGGAGGTGGGCAAGGGAACGGAACTCGTCCGCGAGGTGTTCAAGGCGCTCGACGCCACGGGCCTCAACTTCGTCGGCAACGTCGAGGGCGGCGACGTGTTCAACGGCGCCGTCGATGTCGTCGTCTGCGACGGTTTCGTCGGCAACGCGATCCTCAAGAGCGCCGAGTCCCTGGGCGAGTTCGTGAGCGGACAGTTGCGCCAGGAGATGGGAAGTACGTGGCGAGCGCGCTGCGGCTATCTGCTGGCGCGGCCGGCCTTCGAGCGCTTCAAGCGCCGCCTCGACTACAGCGAATACGGCGGCGCGCCGCTGCTGGGGCTGCGGGGCGGCTGCTTCGTTGCCCACGGTCGGTCTTCCGCGCACGCGATCCACAGCGCCGTGCGGCGGGCGGTAGAGTTCTGCGAAGCGGGCATTCACCTCAAGGTCAGCGCGAAGCTCGCCGAGGTCGCGTACGAAACGCGCTCGAAGGCGGTGGTGGCGGGATGA
- a CDS encoding ketoacyl-ACP synthase III codes for MTNGLQGDSSNGARRVRIAGTGRSVPDRILTNADLERIVDTSNDWIIARTGIEERRVASDEEYTSVFAVDAARKAMEMAAVEASDVDLVLISTVTPDMPFPATACLVQEELGAKDATAFDLNAGCTGFVYGLSVAHQYVSSGAASTALVIGAESLTKYTDYEDRSTCVLFGDGAGAVVLRGEDPPGPSSENGLAGILSVAIHSDGSLAHLLEMPGGGSRNPPNRPETLEARLPFIRMLGNETFKVAVRTLAEVSGEVLEGAGQRPEDVRWLIPHQANRRIIDAVGRRIDVPADRVYVNVERYGNTSAASIPIALDELNRDGRIDPGDLVLMAAFGAGLTWGAAAVRF; via the coding sequence ATGACGAACGGTCTGCAGGGAGACTCCTCGAACGGGGCGCGCCGGGTCCGGATTGCCGGTACGGGCCGCTCGGTGCCCGATCGGATCCTGACCAACGCCGACCTGGAGCGCATCGTCGACACGTCGAACGACTGGATCATCGCGCGCACCGGCATCGAGGAACGCCGGGTCGCGTCCGACGAGGAGTACACCTCGGTCTTCGCCGTCGACGCCGCCCGCAAGGCAATGGAGATGGCCGCCGTCGAGGCGTCGGACGTCGATCTCGTCCTGATCTCAACGGTAACCCCGGACATGCCGTTCCCGGCCACGGCCTGCCTGGTGCAGGAAGAACTCGGCGCGAAGGACGCCACCGCCTTCGACCTGAACGCCGGCTGCACGGGGTTCGTTTACGGGCTCTCCGTGGCCCACCAGTACGTATCGAGCGGCGCCGCCTCCACGGCCCTGGTTATCGGGGCCGAGTCGTTGACGAAGTACACGGACTACGAGGACCGTTCGACCTGCGTGCTGTTCGGCGACGGCGCCGGCGCGGTGGTGCTGCGCGGTGAGGATCCGCCGGGGCCCTCCAGCGAGAACGGGCTCGCGGGCATCCTCTCGGTGGCGATCCACAGCGACGGCTCGCTCGCTCATCTGCTCGAGATGCCGGGTGGCGGCAGCCGCAATCCTCCGAATCGTCCCGAGACCCTGGAGGCCCGCCTGCCTTTCATCCGAATGCTCGGCAACGAGACCTTCAAGGTCGCCGTGCGCACCCTGGCCGAGGTTTCGGGCGAGGTGCTCGAGGGCGCCGGGCAGCGTCCCGAAGACGTCCGGTGGCTGATACCCCACCAGGCGAACCGCCGGATCATCGACGCCGTGGGTCGCAGGATCGACGTGCCGGCCGACCGCGTCTACGTCAACGTCGAGCGCTACGGCAACACGTCGGCCGCCTCCATCCCGATCGCCCTCGACGAACTGAATCGCGACGGCCGGATCGATCCCGGCGACCTGGTCCTGATGGCGGCCTTTGGCGCGGGCCTCACCTGGGGCGCGGCCGCGGTGCGTTTCTAG
- the fabD gene encoding ACP S-malonyltransferase — protein sequence MSGVAYVFPGQGSQRVGMGRALAFTFPEARAVFEEADDTLGFSLSGLCFEGPEDELQLTANTQPAIVAMSVAVLRCYLAQDPPAEAPAFVAGHSLGEYSALVAAGALELADALRLVRARGEAMQQAVPVGEGAMAAILGLSEEDTAAVAAQAANDTGGVCQLANLNAPGQIVIAGAAGAVDRAVELAAERGARRAIPLPVSAPFHCALMAPARAAMEPLIRDVPMADPEVPVVCNVDAEEVTTAAAARDALVRQIDGAVRWSESVALMATRGVERLVEIGPGKVLSGLARRIERGLKVRAVAEPKDLAA from the coding sequence ATGAGCGGGGTGGCGTACGTCTTTCCGGGCCAGGGCTCGCAGCGGGTCGGCATGGGCCGGGCGTTGGCCTTCACCTTTCCCGAGGCGCGGGCGGTGTTCGAGGAGGCCGATGACACGCTCGGCTTCTCGTTGTCGGGGCTCTGCTTCGAGGGTCCGGAGGACGAACTCCAGTTGACCGCGAACACTCAACCTGCGATCGTCGCGATGTCGGTCGCCGTGCTGCGTTGCTATCTGGCGCAGGATCCTCCGGCTGAGGCGCCGGCCTTCGTCGCCGGTCACAGCCTGGGCGAGTACTCGGCCCTGGTGGCGGCCGGAGCCCTCGAACTGGCCGACGCCCTGCGGCTGGTCCGGGCCCGCGGCGAGGCGATGCAGCAGGCGGTGCCGGTCGGCGAGGGCGCCATGGCCGCGATTCTCGGGTTGAGCGAGGAGGACACCGCCGCGGTGGCGGCACAGGCGGCGAACGACACCGGCGGCGTCTGCCAGCTCGCGAACCTGAACGCGCCGGGGCAGATCGTGATCGCCGGGGCGGCCGGCGCCGTCGACAGGGCCGTGGAGCTGGCGGCTGAGCGGGGCGCGCGGCGGGCCATCCCGCTGCCCGTGTCGGCTCCCTTCCACTGTGCCCTGATGGCGCCGGCTCGCGCTGCGATGGAACCCTTGATCCGGGACGTACCGATGGCGGATCCGGAGGTCCCGGTCGTCTGCAACGTGGATGCGGAGGAAGTGACGACCGCGGCGGCGGCCCGGGACGCGCTGGTCCGGCAGATCGATGGCGCCGTGCGCTGGTCGGAGTCGGTGGCCCTGATGGCTACCCGAGGCGTCGAGAGGCTGGTCGAGATCGGCCCGGGCAAGGTGCTTTCCGGGCTCGCGCGCCGCATCGAGCGCGGCCTGAAGGTCCGGGCGGTCGCCGAACCGAAGGACCTCGCCGCGTGA
- the fabG gene encoding 3-oxoacyl-[acyl-carrier-protein] reductase, which yields MSVFDLTGRTALVTGASRGIGRAAALLLARQGARVVLAARNEELLDEVAGAVRTGGGEAHPVAIDLADHESIPAAVRGLPSEFAAVDILVNNAGITADNLLARMTLEQWQRVLDVNLTGAFVLTKALVRGMMRRRHGRVVSVSSVAGVVGNAGQANYAASKAGLIGFSKSLARELLSRGITVNVVAPGFIETDMTAALPDGAGERFLDQHGLMRLGTVEDIAAAVLYLASDEASYVTGEVLSVSGGMT from the coding sequence GTGAGCGTCTTCGACCTGACAGGCAGAACCGCGCTGGTCACCGGCGCCTCGCGCGGCATCGGCCGCGCCGCGGCCCTGCTGCTGGCTCGGCAGGGCGCGCGGGTCGTCCTTGCGGCCCGCAACGAGGAACTCCTCGACGAGGTCGCCGGCGCGGTGCGAACAGGCGGCGGCGAGGCCCATCCGGTGGCCATCGATCTTGCCGATCACGAGTCGATTCCCGCCGCGGTGCGGGGGCTTCCTTCGGAGTTCGCGGCCGTCGACATCCTGGTGAACAACGCGGGCATCACGGCCGACAACCTGCTGGCGAGGATGACCCTGGAACAGTGGCAGCGGGTGCTGGACGTGAACCTGACCGGCGCCTTCGTCCTGACCAAGGCTCTGGTCCGCGGCATGATGCGACGCCGCCATGGCCGGGTGGTGTCCGTGTCTTCGGTTGCAGGGGTCGTCGGTAACGCGGGCCAGGCGAACTACGCCGCTTCCAAGGCCGGGCTGATCGGGTTCAGCAAGTCGCTCGCGCGGGAGCTTCTGAGCCGCGGGATCACGGTCAACGTGGTGGCGCCGGGCTTCATCGAAACGGACATGACCGCGGCCCTGCCGGACGGAGCAGGCGAGCGCTTCCTGGATCAGCACGGCCTGATGCGCCTGGGCACGGTGGAGGACATCGCGGCGGCGGTGCTGTACCTGGCGAGCGATGAGGCGTCCTACGTGACGGGCGAGGTGCTGAGCGTCAGCGGGGGCATGACGTAG
- a CDS encoding acyl carrier protein, giving the protein MSVVEKVNSIIVEQLGVDADEVTPEASFTDDLGADSLDIVELVMAFEEEFGIEIPDEDAEKIGSVKEAIDYIQAHGSSN; this is encoded by the coding sequence ATGTCCGTAGTCGAAAAGGTCAACAGCATCATCGTCGAGCAGCTCGGAGTCGATGCCGACGAAGTCACTCCTGAGGCCAGCTTCACTGACGACCTCGGTGCAGACTCGCTCGACATCGTCGAGTTGGTCATGGCCTTCGAGGAGGAGTTCGGGATCGAGATTCCGGACGAGGACGCCGAGAAGATCGGCTCGGTCAAGGAGGCCATCGACTACATTCAGGCCCACGGATCCTCGAACTGA
- the fabF gene encoding beta-ketoacyl-ACP synthase II: MSDRRRVVITGVGLVSPLGVGTEATWSGLMEGRSGVGPLTRVDADLYTTKIAAEVRDFDAQRFMGRKEIRRVDLFIQFALAAATLAHEDAGFEIDDDNRDRVATVVGSGMGGLPLIERMHGIWRDRGPRRVSPFFIPGLIANMASGQISIRFGARGPNTCPTTACTTGLHGVGDAFRMIQHGYADAAFAGGAEATTSDLALAGFGAMKALSVRNDEPEKASRPWDRGRDGFVLGEGAGILILEERKAALERGARVYAEIVGYGMSSDAYHVSAPEPEGDGAARVMLAALDDAGLAPETVDYVNAHGTSTPLGDIAEVRAIKRVFGDHAYRLAVSSTKSSTGHLLGAAGGVEAGILALAVDRQVLPATLNLDEPGEECDLDFVPHEPREAKVDVALTNSFGFGGTNGALVMARA; encoded by the coding sequence ATGAGCGACCGTAGACGCGTCGTCATTACCGGCGTGGGGCTCGTGTCTCCGCTTGGCGTGGGCACGGAGGCGACCTGGTCCGGCCTGATGGAGGGGCGAAGCGGCGTCGGTCCGCTGACGCGGGTCGACGCCGACCTCTACACGACGAAGATCGCCGCCGAAGTGCGGGACTTCGACGCTCAGCGCTTCATGGGCCGCAAGGAGATCCGCCGCGTCGACCTCTTCATCCAGTTCGCCCTCGCCGCCGCGACGCTGGCCCACGAGGATGCCGGGTTCGAGATCGACGACGACAACAGGGACCGGGTCGCCACCGTCGTCGGTTCCGGGATGGGCGGCCTGCCCCTGATCGAGCGCATGCACGGCATCTGGCGCGACCGTGGTCCGCGCCGGGTGTCGCCGTTCTTCATCCCCGGCCTGATCGCGAACATGGCGTCCGGCCAGATCTCGATCCGCTTCGGCGCGCGGGGCCCGAACACCTGCCCGACGACCGCCTGCACGACCGGCCTGCACGGAGTCGGCGATGCGTTCCGGATGATCCAGCACGGCTACGCCGACGCGGCGTTCGCCGGCGGCGCCGAGGCCACGACGTCCGATCTGGCGCTGGCCGGCTTCGGTGCGATGAAGGCCCTGTCGGTGCGCAACGACGAGCCGGAGAAGGCGTCCCGCCCCTGGGACAGGGGCCGCGACGGCTTCGTGCTCGGGGAGGGAGCGGGGATCCTCATCCTGGAAGAGCGTAAGGCGGCACTCGAGCGCGGCGCCCGCGTCTACGCCGAGATCGTCGGTTACGGCATGAGTTCCGACGCCTACCACGTCTCCGCGCCGGAGCCGGAGGGCGACGGCGCCGCCCGGGTGATGCTGGCGGCGCTCGACGACGCGGGGCTGGCGCCCGAGACGGTCGACTACGTCAACGCCCATGGCACGTCGACGCCGCTCGGCGACATCGCCGAGGTCCGTGCGATCAAGCGGGTGTTCGGAGACCATGCCTACCGCCTGGCCGTGTCCTCGACCAAGTCCTCGACCGGTCACCTGCTGGGCGCCGCTGGCGGCGTCGAAGCCGGCATCCTGGCGCTGGCTGTCGATCGGCAGGTGCTGCCGGCGACGCTGAATCTCGACGAGCCCGGCGAGGAGTGCGACCTGGACTTCGTGCCCCACGAGCCGCGCGAAGCGAAGGTCGACGTGGCGCTGACCAACTCCTTCGGCTTCGGCGGCACGAACGGCGCTCTGGTCATGGCACGCGCCTAG